A window from Ardenticatenales bacterium encodes these proteins:
- a CDS encoding ABC transporter permease, with product MKLLHVAIKDMRQSFRSLTGIMFMFVVPILVTTLFSFLFGGVGQGDSFTLPQTSVVVVNLDEGELPENAGIFPDEPASPLNLAQVSSMGDLLAQILQGDAFSDLLIVTQAADADAARLAVDNQEANVAIIIPANFTDALMLPEESAAIELYHDPTLTLGPAIVESLVNQFADSFAAPKVGTGAALGQLAQSGVPIDAALAQKVVADVTAAAMSQSQTTAPLVVAQSPPGAAGDDNLLAQILGQIMGGMMIFFAFFTGAGTLQSILVEQEKGTLARLFTTPTPTPVILGGKALGTVVTLIVQVTVLMFFGWLVFGIQWGGALAVVLAAAGIVLIATATGLFLAALVKSTRQSGAIYGGVLTLTGMLGMITIFTGGQSSPTIQTITLVVPQGWAVQGLQTAMNGGVPADLLPSLAGLLAWSAVFVAVALWRLQRRFA from the coding sequence ATGAAACTATTGCACGTTGCCATCAAGGATATGCGCCAATCCTTCCGCAGCCTCACGGGCATCATGTTTATGTTTGTCGTGCCAATCCTGGTGACGACGCTGTTTTCTTTTCTGTTTGGCGGGGTGGGACAGGGAGATAGTTTCACGCTGCCGCAAACGTCGGTGGTGGTGGTGAATTTGGATGAGGGGGAGTTGCCGGAAAATGCCGGCATTTTCCCCGACGAACCCGCCTCTCCCCTCAATCTGGCACAAGTCTCCTCCATGGGCGACCTGCTGGCGCAAATCCTGCAAGGCGACGCCTTCAGCGACCTGCTCATCGTCACCCAAGCAGCGGACGCCGACGCCGCGCGCCTGGCCGTGGACAACCAGGAAGCCAACGTGGCCATCATCATCCCCGCCAACTTCACCGACGCCCTCATGCTGCCGGAGGAATCAGCCGCCATCGAACTGTACCACGACCCCACCCTGACGCTGGGACCGGCCATCGTCGAGTCGCTGGTTAACCAGTTCGCCGACAGCTTCGCCGCGCCAAAAGTGGGGACCGGCGCGGCGCTGGGGCAACTGGCGCAATCGGGCGTGCCCATTGACGCGGCACTGGCGCAAAAAGTGGTCGCCGACGTCACCGCCGCCGCCATGTCCCAATCCCAGACCACCGCGCCGCTGGTCGTGGCGCAGTCGCCGCCAGGAGCAGCCGGCGACGACAACCTGCTGGCGCAGATTCTGGGACAGATCATGGGGGGCATGATGATCTTCTTCGCCTTTTTCACCGGAGCAGGCACGCTGCAATCGATTCTGGTGGAGCAAGAAAAGGGCACACTGGCGCGTCTCTTCACCACGCCGACGCCCACCCCCGTCATTTTGGGGGGCAAGGCGTTGGGGACCGTGGTGACGTTGATAGTGCAGGTGACGGTGTTGATGTTTTTTGGATGGTTGGTCTTTGGCATTCAGTGGGGAGGCGCGTTGGCGGTGGTGCTGGCGGCTGCCGGCATTGTCCTCATCGCCACCGCCACGGGCTTGTTCCTGGCCGCCCTGGTCAAGAGCACGCGGCAGAGCGGCGCCATTTACGGCGGCGTATTGACCCTCACCGGCATGTTGGGCATGATCACCATCTTCACCGGCGGCCAATCCTCGCCCACCATTCAAACAATCACCCTCGTCGTGCCGCAGGGATGGGCGGTACAGGGGCTGCAAACGGCCATGAACGGCGGCGTGCCCGCGGACCTGCTGCCTTCGTTGGCGGGCTTGTTGGCGTGGTCGGCTGTGTTTGTGGCCGTGGCTCTCTGGCGCTTGCAGCGGCGCTTCGCCTGA
- a CDS encoding ABC transporter ATP-binding protein has protein sequence MSEIAIHVDQLHKNFGEVYAVKGVSFDVGRGEVFSLLGPNGAGKSTTISMLACLLRPTKGDATILGNSIIRQPRAVKSRMGVVPQEIALYDDLSARENLDFWGKMYGLRGTELARRVDEVLDLIGLADRQKGRLEKFSGGMKRRVNIGVALLHKPDIVIMDEPTVGIDPQSRRHILDGVKDLNHQGTTVLYTTHYMEEAQELSDHIAIMDKGEIIGRGTHEELVQIVGEQDRINLRVNEPDEALMARWREVHGVSRVSAEDGLITLLARDSNLVLPHLFEMAAVAGRRITSVDIQEPNLETVFLHLTGRALRD, from the coding sequence ATGAGTGAAATAGCCATTCACGTAGACCAATTGCACAAAAACTTCGGCGAGGTTTACGCCGTCAAAGGCGTTTCCTTCGATGTCGGACGCGGCGAAGTTTTCAGCCTGCTGGGACCAAACGGCGCCGGCAAAAGCACCACCATCTCCATGCTCGCCTGCCTGCTGCGACCGACCAAAGGGGACGCCACCATCCTGGGCAATTCCATCATCCGGCAGCCGCGAGCCGTTAAGTCGCGCATGGGCGTCGTGCCGCAGGAAATCGCCCTCTACGACGACCTCTCGGCGCGGGAAAACCTCGATTTCTGGGGCAAGATGTACGGACTGCGCGGCACGGAGTTGGCGCGGCGCGTGGACGAGGTGCTGGACCTGATCGGCCTGGCGGATCGGCAGAAAGGGCGGCTGGAGAAGTTCTCCGGCGGCATGAAGCGGCGCGTGAACATCGGCGTGGCGCTGCTGCACAAGCCGGACATCGTGATCATGGACGAACCAACCGTGGGCATTGACCCGCAGAGTCGCCGCCATATTCTCGATGGCGTGAAGGACCTGAACCACCAGGGAACGACCGTCCTCTACACGACGCACTATATGGAAGAGGCGCAGGAGTTGTCCGACCACATTGCCATCATGGACAAGGGGGAAATCATTGGCCGCGGCACGCACGAGGAACTGGTGCAGATTGTGGGAGAGCAGGACCGCATCAATCTGCGCGTCAATGAGCCGGACGAAGCGTTGATGGCGCGCTGGCGAGAGGTGCACGGCGTGTCGCGGGTGAGCGCGGAAGATGGCCTGATCACGCTGCTGGCGCGGGATAGCAACCTGGTTCTGCCCCATCTTTTTGAAATGGCGGCGGTCGCGGGCAGGCGGATCACTTCCGTGGATATTCAAGAGCCGAATCTGGAAACGGTGTTTTTGCACCTGACGGGGCGGGCATTGAGGGATTGA
- a CDS encoding MGMT family protein yields the protein MAYKKKTWQEKLAGPPGFPKIISLAPGLPCARALQKAGAKPGDTVVLVPPEEVYEMMAQVPRGKLITLGEICRHLASHHNAQYCCTLTTGIAIVTAANAAVEAGETLPYWRTIKNNGELNTKYPGGIAQHRQLLEKEGFHIRQSGKKAFVQDFMRHLFQPAA from the coding sequence ATGGCTTACAAAAAGAAGACGTGGCAAGAGAAACTGGCGGGACCGCCGGGATTCCCCAAGATTATCTCGCTGGCGCCCGGGCTTCCCTGCGCCAGGGCGCTGCAAAAAGCGGGCGCAAAACCGGGCGATACGGTTGTCCTGGTTCCCCCGGAGGAAGTGTACGAGATGATGGCGCAGGTTCCTCGGGGCAAATTGATCACGCTGGGGGAGATATGCCGGCATCTGGCAAGCCACCACAACGCCCAATACTGCTGCACCCTCACCACCGGAATCGCCATCGTCACCGCCGCCAATGCAGCCGTGGAAGCCGGCGAAACACTCCCCTACTGGCGCACCATCAAGAATAACGGCGAGCTAAACACCAAATACCCGGGCGGCATTGCGCAACACAGACAACTTCTGGAAAAAGAAGGTTTCCATATCCGGCAAAGCGGCAAAAAAGCCTTTGTCCAGGATTTTATGCGGCACCTTTTTCAACCCGCCGCCTAA
- a CDS encoding alpha amylase C-terminal domain-containing protein has protein sequence MSHLSATRVRGYLLASFPLIVLLSLLLFARPSQAALGWVGNMYPTGGSLTTINEGDPFAVYLQVYKAGVTEPPGQGADISCTLHWGQVDNFGGPWTNITDTPMTYNVDIGNNDEYMAGLGLSAGMYEFTGNCTDETDGSVTWQQAGNGMVQVQATGPTPTPTPPPLPTDTPTPGPSPTPTITPTPDPNAPDRTVMVHLFEWKWSDIAQECENFLGPKGFAAVQVSPPMEHRVIEGMNYPWWQRYQAVSYLIQSRSGTRAEFDDMVARCAAAGVDVYVDAVINHMSGLNPNECDTGSAGTPICEAGNVATYPTDPGQYSLQDFHMDPTSSHTCNHNISNWGDAYEVESCELLGLDDLDTSESYVQNEIAGYLNDLVGNLGVAGFRIDAAKHINTNELHTILNLINGSPYIFQEVIQDGLTDGGNYLQNGDVTEFRYTQEIANRFRFGPIEALQGLENWWLPDSGAVVFVDNHDNQRHGSNIITYKDGDLYQIANVFMLAYPYGSPKLMSSYYFTNPDAGPPTNGGGDTKSVYDGGGNPTGCNQADWVCEHRQTGIANMVGFRNYTKDSYYVSDWWDNGYDQIAFGRGGDGFVVINRSENALSQTFQTSMPAGQYCDVVHGELTPDGTSCTGPIIAVDSAGQIVDLSVSGIDAVAIHGGAKIGAITPTPTPTLGALPDLLPIAMSIELENPGCFIPGDNLGVRVWVQNNGAAAAPAFVVDVNGAQQTVAGGLAVGASTSLFFPGYNTFPDPNVAVADATFLVPESNENNNTLSQVLPVPTPPVPCTPTPTPQPTPTVVDDVSYTIQYDGWSGGQAAGAWGGGYRATSTQNQWLAYRTTQPTSSITLLVCQGPDLGIAFPLIDGAFQGILDLYAPTAACNVPVTYNGLSNSLHTIVFVASGQKNPASSGLAVRFDGLQVGGNTIDDKNPGVIYKGWSGLALGAAYNGSTRLSATPNAAVQFTISGSQFTWITTKCAMCGQAAVLVDGAPVAQVDNYSPNWQFQAAQVISGLSNGTHTIQIVALGTHNPNATGSLIFFDGYSIP, from the coding sequence ATGTCTCACCTGTCCGCCACCCGCGTTCGCGGTTACCTGTTGGCTTCTTTTCCCCTGATCGTCCTCCTCTCCCTCTTGCTCTTTGCCCGCCCCTCGCAGGCCGCCCTCGGTTGGGTGGGCAACATGTATCCTACGGGTGGGTCGCTGACCACAATTAACGAAGGGGATCCCTTCGCCGTCTACTTACAAGTATACAAGGCCGGCGTGACCGAGCCACCCGGTCAGGGGGCGGACATTAGCTGCACGCTGCATTGGGGCCAGGTGGATAACTTCGGCGGACCCTGGACCAACATCACGGACACGCCAATGACGTATAACGTGGATATTGGCAATAATGATGAGTATATGGCGGGGTTGGGGTTAAGTGCCGGCATGTACGAATTCACCGGCAACTGCACCGACGAAACCGACGGCAGCGTCACCTGGCAGCAAGCCGGCAACGGCATGGTCCAGGTGCAGGCCACCGGCCCCACCCCCACCCCTACGCCGCCCCCCCTCCCCACCGACACCCCCACCCCCGGCCCCTCCCCCACGCCCACCATCACCCCCACGCCCGACCCCAACGCCCCTGACCGCACCGTGATGGTCCATCTATTCGAGTGGAAATGGAGCGACATCGCCCAGGAGTGTGAAAACTTCCTCGGCCCGAAAGGGTTTGCCGCCGTCCAGGTCTCCCCGCCGATGGAGCATCGCGTCATCGAGGGCATGAACTACCCCTGGTGGCAGCGGTATCAGGCCGTCAGCTACCTGATCCAGAGCCGCAGCGGCACGCGCGCCGAATTCGACGACATGGTCGCCCGCTGCGCCGCCGCAGGCGTGGACGTCTACGTAGACGCCGTGATCAACCACATGAGCGGCCTCAACCCCAACGAGTGCGACACCGGTTCTGCCGGCACGCCAATTTGCGAAGCGGGCAATGTCGCCACCTACCCCACCGATCCCGGCCAATACAGCCTGCAAGACTTCCACATGGACCCCACCTCCAGCCACACCTGCAACCACAACATCAGCAACTGGGGCGACGCCTACGAAGTGGAAAGCTGCGAACTGCTGGGCCTCGATGACCTGGACACCAGCGAAAGCTACGTACAAAACGAAATCGCCGGCTACCTGAACGACCTGGTGGGCAACCTGGGCGTGGCCGGCTTCCGCATTGATGCCGCCAAGCACATCAACACCAACGAACTGCACACCATCCTCAATCTGATCAATGGCAGCCCCTACATCTTCCAGGAGGTCATCCAAGACGGCCTCACCGACGGCGGCAATTACCTGCAAAACGGGGATGTCACCGAATTCCGTTACACGCAAGAAATCGCCAACCGCTTCCGCTTTGGCCCCATCGAAGCGTTGCAAGGGCTGGAAAACTGGTGGCTGCCTGACAGCGGCGCCGTCGTCTTCGTGGACAACCACGACAACCAGCGCCACGGCAGCAACATCATCACCTACAAAGACGGCGACCTCTACCAGATCGCCAACGTCTTCATGCTCGCCTACCCCTACGGCTCCCCCAAACTGATGTCCAGCTACTACTTCACCAACCCCGACGCCGGGCCGCCCACCAACGGCGGCGGCGACACCAAATCCGTTTACGACGGCGGTGGGAACCCCACCGGCTGCAACCAGGCGGATTGGGTCTGCGAACATCGCCAGACGGGTATCGCCAACATGGTCGGCTTCCGCAACTACACCAAAGACAGCTACTACGTCTCCGACTGGTGGGACAATGGGTACGACCAGATCGCTTTTGGTCGCGGCGGTGATGGTTTCGTGGTCATCAACCGTAGTGAAAACGCCCTCAGCCAGACGTTCCAGACCAGTATGCCCGCCGGCCAATACTGCGACGTAGTTCACGGTGAATTGACGCCGGACGGAACTTCCTGCACGGGGCCGATTATTGCGGTGGACAGCGCGGGGCAGATTGTTGACCTGTCTGTGTCGGGCATTGACGCCGTCGCCATTCACGGAGGCGCCAAAATCGGGGCTATCACCCCCACCCCCACCCCCACCCTGGGCGCGCTGCCCGACCTGCTCCCCATCGCCATGTCCATTGAACTGGAAAACCCCGGCTGCTTCATCCCCGGTGACAACCTGGGCGTGCGCGTTTGGGTGCAAAACAACGGCGCGGCGGCCGCCCCCGCCTTCGTCGTAGACGTCAACGGCGCGCAGCAGACCGTTGCCGGCGGCCTGGCCGTCGGCGCGTCCACGTCCCTTTTCTTCCCCGGCTACAACACCTTCCCCGATCCCAACGTGGCCGTCGCCGACGCCACCTTCCTCGTCCCCGAAAGCAACGAAAACAACAACACCCTCTCCCAGGTGCTGCCCGTGCCCACGCCGCCCGTGCCCTGCACCCCCACCCCCACGCCCCAACCGACGCCCACCGTCGTCGATGACGTCAGCTACACGATCCAGTATGATGGCTGGAGCGGCGGGCAGGCGGCGGGCGCCTGGGGCGGCGGCTACCGCGCCACATCCACGCAAAACCAGTGGCTCGCCTACCGCACCACGCAGCCGACGAGCAGCATCACCCTTCTCGTCTGCCAGGGACCAGACCTGGGCATCGCCTTCCCCCTGATTGACGGCGCTTTCCAGGGCATCCTGGACCTGTACGCGCCCACGGCCGCCTGCAACGTGCCCGTCACCTACAACGGCCTGAGCAACAGCCTGCATACCATCGTTTTTGTCGCTTCCGGGCAGAAGAATCCCGCCTCCAGCGGGCTGGCCGTGCGCTTCGATGGCCTGCAAGTGGGTGGCAACACCATTGACGACAAGAATCCCGGCGTGATCTACAAGGGATGGAGCGGCCTGGCGTTGGGCGCGGCCTACAACGGCAGCACCCGCCTCTCCGCTACCCCGAATGCCGCCGTTCAGTTCACCATCAGCGGGTCGCAGTTCACCTGGATCACGACCAAATGCGCCATGTGCGGGCAGGCCGCGGTTCTGGTAGACGGCGCGCCCGTGGCCCAGGTTGACAACTACAGCCCCAACTGGCAGTTCCAGGCGGCACAGGTTATCTCCGGGCTGTCCAACGGGACGCACACCATCCAGATCGTGGCCCTGGGCACGCACAACCCCAATGCCACCGGCAGCCTGATCTTCTTCGACGGCTACAGTATTCCCTGA